In a genomic window of Primulina huaijiensis isolate GDHJ02 chromosome 10, ASM1229523v2, whole genome shotgun sequence:
- the LOC140986560 gene encoding F-box protein At4g18380-like — translation MADYTAPSPQEIKAHSPTWATRRLPLPPPTPRSYTDSENWRTRKYRETMEESMRKKLTASEFCVEKNPFNRLPKELIVTIFDKISDAKCLCICSLVSKNFASLVLQTHVVFVEMPGVFKACTCHRDPAAVRPSRLVLSLLRNIPYFLFKPLIALWTLLKYRFRRGGETALSNPGIMNFLMKFSCADSIIINFSLGSVYQLRFEPLLRWKYGSSGFIFISAKNRVASTDENIGDSSVQTANDLAMEEIILSLLLVGQHILDSILRVTLIRKIIAGLQNIKNVVAVDYMKQGRVVLDEEGIAGLKEKNPLDDRFCLKLWKAPVVKLPLSGCIMKEVSLILFRQIECCDTLVAENSFEEEEYHELAMILVKKEASFEKIVSLSDTSSN, via the coding sequence atgGCAGATTATACTGCACCATCACCACAGGAGATCAAGGCCCACTCACCTACTTGGGCAACACGCAGACTCCCTCTACCTCCGCCCACTCCACGATCGTACACTGATAGTGAGAACTGGAGAACAAGAAAATACAGAGAAACAATGGAAGAATCAATGAGGAAAAAATTAACGGCGTCTGAATTTTGTGTAGAGAAAAACCCTTTCAATCGCCTCCCGAAAGAGCTGATAGTGACCATCTTCGACAAGATTTCGGATGCTAAATGTCTATGCATTTGCTctttggtttccaagaactttgCGTCTCTTGTTCTTCAAACTCATGTGGTGTTTGTGGAAATGCCAGGTGTGTTTAAAGCTTGCACCTGCCACCGTGATCCTGCGGCCGTACGGCCGTCTCGTCTGGTGCTCTCTCTTCTTCGGAATATCCCTTATTTTCTGTTCAAGCCTCTGATAGCCCTGTGGACGCTTCTCAAATATCGATTCAGGAGGGGAGGCGAGACTGCTTTGTCGAATCCGGGCATCATGAACTTTCTGATGAAATTTTCTTGCGCCGACTCCATAATCATTAACTTTTCTCTCGGCAGTGTCTACCAGCTGAGATTTGAGCCTCTGCTCAGGTGGAAATATGGGTCGTCAGGGTTCATCTTCATATCCGCCAAGAATCGTGTTGCATCGACTGATGAAAATATAGGTGATTCCAGTGTCCAAACTGCAAATGATTTAGCCATGGAGGAAATCATTCTCTCGCTTCTTTTGGTGGGACAACACATCTTGGATTCCATTTTGAGGGTGACTCTTATACGCAAGATTATTGCTGGtcttcaaaacataaaaaatgttGTGGCAGTGGATTATATGAAACAGGGTAGAGTTGTTCTTGATGAAGAGGGGATTGCGGGTTTGAAAGAGAAGAATCCATTGGATGACAGGTTCTGCCTAAAGCTGTGGAAAGCTCCTGTGGTGAAACTGCCACTTTCTGGATGCATAATGAAAGAGGTGAGCCTTATCTTGTTCAGACAAATTGAATGTTGCGATACTTTAGTGGCAGAAAATTCGTTTGAAGAAGAAGAGTACCATGAACTTGCCATGATTTTGGTGAAGAAAGAAGCTAGTTTTGAAAAGATTGTTTCACTTTCAGATACTTCAAGTAATTAG